A region of Hydrogenimonas cancrithermarum DNA encodes the following proteins:
- a CDS encoding diguanylate cyclase, with protein sequence MERGGRYRVRNLGEPTNELETYAKEVLEAMIREGVPPTPSNFDAYFDKLLDDKPAAFRKRILKLLELEDGGEDDHQGVLEQYLKDAFVNVKKFLQHINLLYKNLRHLETVIEKRQFEAEAIADKSAMATLLDAMKKDLNTMTKIIKKEAGELKETYEATSELVSEVQEHAIHEEKYGVYKKHYLLKKIHQEEKLIQEFRHDSTLMMVRASDKVLREVGSPKVQHLVLRTVARLLLKTSRRSDLVAHYEGGIFAILMRHTSLQNAKQAADRLKDLVGNTNFFVGDQEIMLDVDIGIARIDIDRSSEQTIVCALDGLDIAKKTEESCGICPQDVEI encoded by the coding sequence ATGGAGCGGGGCGGAAGATATCGCGTACGGAACCTTGGCGAGCCGACCAATGAACTCGAAACCTATGCGAAAGAGGTTCTCGAAGCGATGATCCGCGAAGGCGTTCCGCCCACGCCTTCCAACTTCGATGCCTATTTCGACAAACTCCTCGATGACAAGCCCGCTGCGTTTCGTAAACGTATTCTGAAGCTTCTCGAGCTTGAAGACGGCGGGGAAGACGACCATCAGGGCGTGCTTGAGCAGTATCTCAAAGATGCGTTTGTCAATGTCAAAAAGTTCCTTCAGCATATCAACCTTCTTTATAAAAATCTTCGCCATCTCGAAACCGTGATTGAAAAGCGCCAGTTCGAAGCCGAAGCGATTGCAGACAAAAGTGCAATGGCGACGCTTCTGGACGCGATGAAAAAAGATCTTAACACGATGACGAAGATCATAAAAAAAGAGGCGGGGGAGCTGAAAGAGACCTACGAAGCAACGAGCGAACTCGTTTCGGAGGTTCAAGAACATGCCATTCATGAAGAGAAGTATGGGGTCTATAAAAAGCACTATCTGCTCAAAAAGATCCATCAGGAAGAGAAGCTAATCCAGGAGTTCCGGCATGATAGTACGCTTATGATGGTACGTGCCAGCGACAAAGTTTTACGCGAAGTGGGTAGCCCGAAGGTTCAGCATCTCGTCCTTCGTACCGTAGCGAGGCTGTTGCTGAAAACTTCACGCAGAAGCGATCTCGTTGCCCATTACGAGGGTGGAATTTTCGCGATTCTCATGCGCCACACATCGTTACAGAATGCCAAACAGGCAGCCGACAGACTCAAAGACCTTGTCGGTAATACCAACTTTTTTGTAGGAGATCAGGAGATCATGCTCGATGTCGATATCGGAATCGCGCGGATCGACATAGACCGCTCGAGCGAGCAGACGATCGTCTGTGCACTCGACGGACTTGACATTGCGAAAAAAACCGAAGAATCGTGTGGCATCTGCCCGCAGGATGTGGAGATTTAA
- a CDS encoding heme-binding domain-containing protein, translated as MSAGKMLGLIFLIGFSMIQLIPVERSNPKSDPALEIKAPTEVKEIFERSCYDCHSNKTRWPWYSNIAPMKWFIARDVRVGRQWLNFSEWESYDEAKKKKLKEMIFTAIGLAMPLGMYVQAHPQAKLSPEDREKIREWTGIKPEDIMNNPKRRLY; from the coding sequence ATGTCTGCAGGAAAAATGCTCGGACTGATATTTTTGATCGGATTTTCCATGATTCAGCTGATTCCGGTCGAACGAAGCAATCCGAAAAGCGATCCGGCATTGGAAATCAAAGCCCCGACCGAAGTCAAGGAAATTTTCGAACGGTCGTGCTACGATTGCCACTCCAACAAAACCCGCTGGCCCTGGTACAGCAACATCGCACCGATGAAATGGTTCATCGCACGTGATGTAAGAGTGGGGCGGCAGTGGCTCAACTTCAGTGAGTGGGAGAGCTACGACGAAGCGAAGAAAAAGAAGTTGAAAGAGATGATCTTCACAGCTATCGGTCTCGCGATGCCCCTGGGTATGTATGTGCAGGCACATCCTCAGGCAAAACTTTCACCCGAAGATCGGGAAAAAATACGTGAATGGACCGGTATCAAACCAGAAGATATCATGAACAACCCGAAAAGGCGGCTCTATTGA
- the def gene encoding peptide deformylase produces the protein MIRPIVVYPDKRLKQQSKPVMAFDETLHTLLDDMNETMMASNGIGLAAIQVGVPLRALLINLPDEEGNQYPENLIEVINPVILEKKGFTTYTEGCLSVPEYYDDVERAEWVKVEFYDRHGERREIETDGLLAIAFQHEMDHLDGHLFIEKLSFLKRKKFEKEWKKKLKELKEKKK, from the coding sequence ATGATACGACCGATAGTCGTCTACCCCGACAAACGGCTGAAGCAGCAGAGCAAACCGGTGATGGCGTTCGACGAGACGCTGCATACGTTGCTCGACGATATGAACGAAACGATGATGGCTAGCAACGGTATCGGCTTGGCCGCCATCCAGGTGGGCGTGCCGCTGCGCGCCCTTTTGATCAACCTTCCGGATGAGGAGGGAAACCAGTACCCCGAAAACCTGATCGAGGTGATCAATCCGGTGATTCTCGAGAAGAAGGGTTTCACTACCTATACGGAAGGGTGTCTGAGCGTGCCGGAGTACTACGACGATGTCGAGCGTGCCGAGTGGGTCAAGGTGGAGTTTTACGACCGCCATGGCGAACGCCGGGAGATCGAAACCGACGGGCTGCTTGCCATCGCCTTTCAGCACGAGATGGACCACCTCGACGGGCACCTCTTTATCGAAAAGCTCTCTTTCCTCAAGCGCAAGAAGTTCGAGAAAGAGTGGAAAAAGAAGCTGAAAGAGCTGAAAGAGAAAAAGAAGTAG
- the folE gene encoding GTP cyclohydrolase I FolE, whose protein sequence is MSSEKAKKFEEAVKTILELIGEDPSREGLVKTPHRVYKAFDHLCEGYRMDPKKVLNDALFESSNDEMVLVRDIEFYSMCEHHMLPIIGRVHVAYIPDGKVVGLSKIPRMVNIFARRLQIQEQMTEQIADAILETIQPKGVGVVVEARHMCMEMRGVEKINSTTVSSALRGLFKRDAKTREEFMSMVNAPLRPRY, encoded by the coding sequence ATGTCAAGTGAAAAAGCGAAAAAATTTGAAGAAGCGGTCAAAACGATCCTGGAACTGATCGGAGAAGACCCGAGCCGCGAAGGGCTCGTCAAAACACCGCACCGTGTCTACAAAGCCTTCGACCATCTGTGCGAAGGGTATCGGATGGATCCCAAAAAAGTGCTGAACGACGCTTTGTTCGAGAGCAGCAACGACGAAATGGTTCTGGTTCGCGACATCGAGTTCTATTCCATGTGTGAACACCATATGCTTCCAATCATCGGACGGGTACATGTGGCCTACATTCCAGACGGGAAAGTGGTAGGACTCAGCAAAATCCCGCGCATGGTCAATATCTTTGCACGCCGGTTGCAGATTCAAGAACAGATGACCGAGCAGATCGCGGATGCGATTTTGGAGACGATCCAGCCCAAAGGGGTCGGCGTCGTCGTCGAAGCGCGCCATATGTGCATGGAGATGCGCGGTGTGGAGAAGATCAACTCCACAACGGTAAGCTCGGCACTGAGGGGACTCTTCAAACGCGATGCCAAGACGCGCGAAGAGTTTATGAGCATGGTCAACGCACCCCTTCGCCCACGCTACTGA
- a CDS encoding HIT family protein yields MIYEDADIYLEWEESEIPWIKIFTKEPYKELTDVPAPLRAKLWNIYEVVEKEMIDYFNPSKINMASFGNYVPRVHIHVMARFENDSYFPEPMWGKKQRAGTLELPDFAPFEKRLRERLS; encoded by the coding sequence ATGATCTATGAAGATGCCGATATCTATCTTGAATGGGAAGAGAGCGAGATTCCGTGGATCAAGATTTTTACGAAAGAGCCCTACAAAGAGCTGACCGACGTGCCCGCGCCATTGCGTGCAAAGCTGTGGAACATCTACGAGGTGGTCGAAAAAGAGATGATCGACTATTTCAATCCAAGCAAGATCAATATGGCTTCGTTTGGAAACTACGTGCCCCGGGTCCACATTCACGTGATGGCACGGTTTGAAAACGACAGCTATTTCCCGGAGCCGATGTGGGGTAAAAAGCAAAGGGCGGGAACACTCGAACTTCCCGATTTCGCACCTTTCGAGAAACGGCTGAGGGAACGCCTCAGCTGA
- a CDS encoding DUF819 family protein, whose product MIASPLFYLVSIASIAAVFGIAERFDRTRRYFTYLPAIVLIYMAAMVAAQTGLWERNEAIGAVYKTAKNNLLPAMLFLMLLHVDLRRFLKLGRPLLIAYVAATLSIGIAFFLVFWSFGFGRDEAGLFGALCGSWMGGTANMLAVGSALNVNETMMGYTLVVDAVDYTFWVMLLLSLVRIAPLFARWSGAVESSVVLSDLGCACTIGPKRYWLLLGTAFAVAIVSQFVGMHLGGLGTTTWTVLVATFAGLVGAYTPLSRINGSNELASTMLLLLVALIGSRADFADFGAVPRYIAAGAAILALHALMMAIVAKKFKLDLFSIAVASLANIGGVASAPILAGAYNRALIGIAVLMAIMGYLIGTFGGLLVGYTLRWIAS is encoded by the coding sequence ATGATCGCCTCGCCGCTCTTCTATCTCGTCTCTATCGCCTCGATCGCCGCCGTTTTCGGCATTGCCGAACGCTTCGATCGTACCCGGCGTTACTTTACCTACCTGCCTGCCATCGTTTTGATCTACATGGCGGCGATGGTTGCGGCGCAGACGGGACTTTGGGAACGCAACGAAGCGATCGGCGCCGTCTACAAAACCGCCAAAAACAACCTTTTGCCGGCAATGCTCTTTCTGATGCTTCTGCACGTCGACCTGCGCCGTTTTCTGAAACTCGGCCGGCCGCTGCTCATTGCCTACGTCGCTGCGACACTCTCCATTGGCATCGCGTTTTTCCTCGTCTTTTGGAGTTTTGGATTTGGCCGGGATGAGGCGGGTCTTTTCGGTGCACTATGCGGCAGCTGGATGGGCGGTACAGCCAACATGCTCGCCGTCGGAAGTGCTCTGAATGTCAACGAAACGATGATGGGCTATACCCTCGTCGTCGATGCCGTAGACTATACCTTTTGGGTGATGCTGCTGCTTTCTCTCGTGCGTATCGCCCCGCTTTTTGCACGCTGGAGTGGCGCGGTGGAGAGTTCGGTTGTGCTCTCCGATCTCGGATGCGCCTGTACGATCGGCCCCAAACGCTACTGGCTGCTGCTGGGCACCGCCTTCGCCGTCGCCATCGTTTCGCAGTTCGTCGGCATGCATCTCGGAGGTTTGGGCACGACGACATGGACGGTACTCGTCGCCACCTTCGCCGGACTCGTTGGTGCCTATACACCGCTTTCACGTATCAACGGCTCGAACGAGCTGGCCTCCACGATGCTCCTTCTTCTGGTCGCCCTGATCGGTTCGCGTGCCGATTTTGCCGACTTTGGTGCAGTGCCGCGCTACATCGCTGCCGGCGCTGCCATTCTCGCGCTGCATGCACTTATGATGGCCATCGTGGCCAAAAAGTTCAAGCTCGATCTCTTCAGTATTGCCGTCGCTTCGCTCGCCAACATCGGTGGTGTCGCTTCGGCTCCCATTCTCGCCGGCGCCTATAATCGTGCACTCATCGGTATCGCCGTGCTGATGGCGATAATGGGGTATCTCATCGGTACCTTCGGCGGTCTGTTGGTCGGCTATACGCTGCGGTGGATCGCATCGTGA
- the tig gene encoding trigger factor, translated as MEVTAKKTDSANVSVEAKIAKTDIDKKVEKIAKQAAKQMKIDGFRPGKAPVSVVKKRLGDRLVQDAEAEALREVLNTASKELELDAEKIIGEPAVTKFDRGEEFIEVELKLSLRPEIEIGDISDIIPEVKTPRVTKKEVEERIKELAEAQAPFESVEEDRGLQEGDLAVFDFEGFLNGEPFEGGKAEDFELRIGSGQFIPGFEEQMMGMKKGEEKTIKVTFPEDYRNKELAGKEVEFKIKLKEIKAKKPVEIDDELAKKLLGDENGTLEKLEKEVKEQIRSEKLSKLYNEELKPQLVEALVEQFEFDLPESVVEQEIEMALRNKVQQMSEEELGELRENEEKVKALRDELRGDAAKSVKATFIVDALAKKEGIEVNDQEMMQTIYYEAMSMGQDPQQTFEYYQKQNLLPAIKMAMIEDRLLTKLLNDKNDKSENKEETTEKEEA; from the coding sequence ATGGAAGTGACTGCCAAAAAAACCGACAGTGCCAATGTAAGTGTCGAAGCGAAAATCGCCAAAACCGACATCGATAAGAAAGTTGAGAAGATCGCCAAGCAGGCGGCGAAACAGATGAAGATCGACGGGTTCCGTCCGGGAAAAGCGCCGGTATCGGTCGTCAAAAAACGTCTCGGTGACCGCCTGGTTCAGGATGCTGAAGCCGAAGCGCTTCGCGAAGTGCTCAACACAGCTTCCAAAGAGCTGGAACTCGATGCCGAAAAGATCATCGGAGAGCCTGCTGTGACGAAATTCGACCGTGGCGAAGAGTTCATCGAAGTGGAACTGAAACTGAGCCTCCGCCCCGAGATCGAGATCGGCGATATCAGTGACATCATCCCGGAAGTCAAAACGCCGCGCGTGACTAAAAAAGAGGTCGAAGAGCGTATCAAAGAGCTTGCCGAAGCGCAGGCGCCTTTTGAATCTGTCGAAGAGGATCGTGGCCTTCAGGAGGGCGACCTGGCAGTCTTTGATTTCGAAGGGTTCTTGAACGGCGAACCGTTCGAAGGTGGCAAAGCCGAAGATTTCGAGCTTCGTATCGGTAGTGGACAGTTCATTCCGGGCTTCGAAGAGCAGATGATGGGGATGAAGAAGGGCGAAGAGAAGACGATCAAAGTCACCTTTCCCGAAGATTACCGCAACAAGGAGCTTGCCGGCAAAGAGGTCGAGTTCAAGATCAAGCTGAAGGAGATCAAAGCCAAGAAGCCGGTCGAAATCGACGACGAACTGGCGAAAAAACTGCTGGGCGATGAAAACGGAACGCTCGAAAAGCTCGAAAAAGAGGTGAAAGAGCAGATCCGAAGTGAAAAATTGAGCAAACTCTACAACGAGGAGCTGAAGCCGCAACTGGTCGAGGCGCTGGTCGAGCAGTTCGAGTTCGACCTGCCCGAGAGCGTCGTCGAGCAGGAGATCGAGATGGCGCTGCGCAACAAGGTCCAACAGATGAGCGAAGAGGAGCTGGGCGAGCTTCGTGAAAACGAGGAGAAGGTCAAAGCGCTTCGCGACGAACTTCGCGGCGATGCGGCCAAAAGTGTCAAAGCGACCTTTATCGTCGACGCTCTTGCCAAAAAAGAGGGGATCGAAGTGAACGATCAGGAGATGATGCAGACGATCTACTACGAAGCGATGAGCATGGGGCAGGATCCGCAGCAGACTTTCGAATACTATCAGAAACAGAACCTTTTGCCGGCGATCAAGATGGCGATGATCGAAGACAGACTGTTGACCAAACTGCTCAACGACAAAAACGACAAAAGTGAAAACAAAGAAGAGACTACCGAAAAAGAAGAAGCATGA
- the clpP gene encoding ATP-dependent Clp endopeptidase proteolytic subunit ClpP has protein sequence MSYVPFVIEKSGRGERSYDIYSRLLKDRIIMLSGPIDDAVASSIVAQMLFLEAEDPDKDIYLYINSPGGVITSGFSVYDTMNYIKPDIVTICIGQAASMGAFLLTCGAPGKRYALPSSRIMIHQPLGGAQGQATDIEIQAREILRLKKYLNKIMSERTGKTVRTIEKDTERDFFMSAEEAKEYGLIDEVLTRSFK, from the coding sequence ATGAGTTACGTTCCATTCGTCATTGAAAAGAGCGGACGCGGAGAGCGCTCGTACGACATCTATTCACGGCTTCTGAAAGACCGCATCATAATGTTGAGCGGTCCGATCGACGATGCTGTCGCATCTTCGATCGTGGCGCAGATGCTTTTTCTGGAAGCGGAAGATCCCGACAAAGATATCTACCTTTATATCAACTCTCCGGGCGGTGTGATCACAAGCGGATTCAGTGTCTACGATACGATGAACTACATCAAGCCTGACATCGTTACAATCTGCATCGGGCAGGCGGCGTCGATGGGCGCGTTTCTGCTTACGTGCGGCGCACCCGGCAAGCGCTATGCCTTGCCGAGTTCGCGTATTATGATCCATCAGCCGCTCGGCGGTGCACAGGGGCAGGCGACCGACATCGAGATTCAGGCGAGGGAGATTCTGCGCCTGAAGAAGTATCTCAACAAAATCATGTCCGAGCGTACCGGAAAGACAGTCCGTACCATCGAAAAAGATACGGAACGCGACTTCTTCATGAGTGCCGAAGAGGCCAAAGAGTACGGTCTGATCGACGAAGTACTGACGCGCAGTTTCAAGTAG
- a CDS encoding dipeptide epimerase, with product MTITDIVFSTVEIPLKTPFVTALRRVENVEAVRVTLSTDGGLQGIGEAPPTEVITGENLQSIRSTIEAKIAPNMLHKPFETMEEVQKILHTSCKGATSAKAAVDIALYDLFCKQTCQPLYRFLGGENRSVETDVTISLNDPGTMAADARIALAEGFDILKVKVGGRDGRDIARLEGVRRAVPDALLLVDANQAWSETEALKMIGAVSDLGIELIEQPLPAENLEGMQAVTAQSPIPILADESVFTLEDAKRVIGTKAAEMINIKLMKCGGIYKAREIVEWCEARGVKCMMGSMLESPASIKAALQLAMAYPETIRYADLDSPLLYESIPQGSGMAFKGNEIFLS from the coding sequence GTGACGATTACGGATATCGTCTTTTCAACCGTTGAAATACCGCTCAAGACGCCTTTCGTCACGGCGTTGCGGCGTGTTGAAAATGTCGAAGCGGTCCGTGTGACGCTAAGCACGGACGGCGGTCTGCAGGGTATCGGCGAGGCGCCGCCCACCGAAGTGATTACGGGGGAAAATCTTCAATCGATCCGATCGACCATCGAGGCGAAGATCGCGCCGAATATGCTGCACAAACCTTTCGAAACGATGGAAGAGGTGCAAAAGATCCTTCATACAAGCTGCAAAGGCGCAACCAGTGCCAAAGCAGCCGTCGACATCGCACTTTACGATCTCTTTTGCAAGCAGACGTGCCAGCCGCTCTACCGATTCCTCGGTGGTGAAAACCGTTCCGTCGAAACCGACGTCACGATCAGCCTGAACGATCCCGGTACGATGGCTGCCGATGCAAGGATAGCTCTCGCCGAGGGCTTCGACATTCTCAAAGTCAAAGTGGGCGGCAGGGACGGTCGGGACATCGCACGACTTGAAGGTGTCAGGAGGGCCGTACCCGATGCCCTGCTTCTCGTCGATGCCAACCAGGCATGGAGCGAAACCGAAGCGCTGAAGATGATCGGTGCTGTCTCGGATCTTGGCATCGAGCTGATCGAACAACCTCTGCCGGCCGAAAATCTCGAGGGGATGCAGGCCGTCACCGCGCAAAGCCCCATCCCCATTCTCGCCGACGAGTCGGTCTTCACCCTCGAAGATGCCAAACGGGTTATCGGAACGAAAGCGGCCGAGATGATCAACATCAAACTGATGAAGTGCGGCGGCATTTACAAGGCACGGGAAATAGTGGAGTGGTGTGAAGCGAGGGGTGTGAAGTGCATGATGGGCTCGATGCTCGAAAGCCCCGCCTCGATCAAGGCGGCGCTTCAATTGGCGATGGCGTATCCTGAAACGATACGCTATGCGGATCTGGACAGTCCGCTGCTTTATGAAAGCATCCCGCAGGGGAGCGGGATGGCGTTCAAGGGAAACGAAATCTTTTTATCCTAA
- a CDS encoding YifB family Mg chelatase-like AAA ATPase — MKQLLSATLDGIDAKPVDVEATFTKGLPAFGIVGLASSSIQEAKERVKAALLTNGFSFPPLKITVNLSPSDLQKTGSHMDLAIALVIALQNDPTELDNLYVFGELGLDGRLKDTRSIFPILLSLKNQNLVTKAMVPVESLEKLSLIPGITYIGVETLSEAVAVCKNEQAPKEVKATPIEGDSVEIGPERFHFLREYPEDFHDVKGQEVAKRAALIAAAGMHNMLMEGSPGCGKSMIAKRLCHILPPMSLDEILQANQYALLGDEEPTFKPLRPFRSPHHSASKPSVFGGGSSQARIGEVALANGGILFFDEFPHFSKTVLEALREPLQDHRVLISRVNSKVAYTTRFMFVAAQNPCPCGNLLSSVQPCRCSDIEIKRYKQRLSDPLLDRIEIYVQMQESGPDDRPSVDSASMHQKVIDTFCRQMERGQRRLNGKLEEREIESFCRLEGEAEAVLHKAVHSFGLSHRGVANVKKVARTIADLERSDSIEKAHLLEALSFRRRG, encoded by the coding sequence GTGAAGCAGCTGCTTTCCGCGACGCTTGACGGCATCGATGCCAAGCCCGTCGACGTTGAAGCGACCTTTACGAAAGGGCTGCCGGCATTCGGCATCGTCGGATTGGCCAGTTCTTCTATACAGGAGGCGAAAGAGAGGGTCAAGGCTGCACTTCTGACCAACGGTTTTTCGTTTCCTCCGCTCAAAATCACCGTGAACCTGAGTCCTTCCGACCTTCAGAAAACGGGCAGCCATATGGACTTGGCCATCGCCCTTGTCATCGCGCTTCAAAACGATCCGACAGAGCTGGACAACCTCTATGTTTTTGGCGAGCTCGGGCTCGACGGCAGGCTCAAAGATACCCGCTCCATTTTTCCCATCCTGCTTTCTCTTAAAAATCAAAACCTCGTCACCAAGGCCATGGTGCCTGTGGAATCGCTTGAAAAACTCTCGCTCATTCCAGGCATTACCTATATCGGTGTCGAGACGCTTTCGGAGGCGGTTGCCGTCTGCAAAAATGAACAGGCCCCCAAAGAGGTGAAAGCGACACCCATCGAGGGGGACTCGGTCGAAATCGGCCCCGAGAGGTTTCACTTTCTGCGAGAGTACCCGGAAGATTTTCACGACGTGAAAGGACAGGAGGTGGCCAAGCGGGCTGCACTGATCGCTGCGGCGGGGATGCACAATATGCTGATGGAGGGGAGCCCGGGCTGCGGAAAGAGTATGATCGCCAAACGCCTGTGTCATATTTTACCGCCGATGTCGCTCGATGAGATTCTGCAGGCGAACCAGTATGCGCTGCTGGGAGACGAAGAGCCCACATTCAAGCCGCTGCGCCCGTTCCGTTCCCCGCACCACTCGGCGAGCAAACCGAGTGTCTTCGGAGGAGGATCGAGCCAGGCGCGTATCGGGGAGGTTGCCCTCGCAAACGGTGGCATCCTCTTTTTCGACGAATTTCCCCACTTCTCCAAAACCGTTCTCGAAGCGCTTCGCGAACCGCTGCAGGATCACAGGGTGCTCATTTCGCGCGTCAACAGTAAAGTGGCGTATACGACCCGTTTCATGTTTGTCGCGGCACAGAATCCCTGTCCCTGCGGCAATCTGCTCAGCTCCGTGCAACCCTGCCGCTGCAGCGATATCGAGATCAAACGCTATAAACAGCGCCTCTCCGACCCGCTGCTCGATCGGATCGAAATCTACGTCCAGATGCAGGAGAGTGGCCCGGACGACCGGCCTTCGGTCGATTCCGCATCGATGCACCAAAAGGTGATCGACACCTTCTGTCGGCAGATGGAGCGGGGGCAGCGGCGTCTTAACGGCAAGCTGGAGGAGCGGGAGATCGAGAGCTTCTGCCGTCTCGAGGGTGAAGCGGAAGCGGTTTTGCACAAAGCGGTCCACAGTTTCGGCCTGAGCCACCGCGGCGTGGCCAACGTAAAGAAGGTGGCGCGCACCATCGCCGATCTGGAGAGAAGCGATTCCATTGAAAAGGCGCATCTTCTGGAGGCGCTGAGTTTCAGAAGAAGAGGGTAG
- a CDS encoding N-acetylmuramoyl-L-alanine amidase, producing the protein MRFPLLWLLCLVSLFALDIVDKPIAFGPERVALTKAYMKTHYGIQMGEIGIIPKIIVIHYTATEDLEGAYRCFVDERLSGGRGDIAGASSLNVSAHFLVDRNGAVYKLMDETTMARHVIGLNHCSIGIENVGGVHGPGDLTPAQLKANIELVRYLMKKYPTIEYLIGHHEYRRFEGHPLWREKDAGYRTRKSDPGNDFMRALRRHFPSLKPAP; encoded by the coding sequence TTGAGGTTCCCGCTGCTTTGGCTTCTTTGTCTTGTCTCGCTGTTTGCGCTCGATATCGTCGACAAACCCATCGCATTCGGTCCGGAACGCGTCGCGCTCACCAAAGCCTATATGAAAACCCATTACGGCATTCAAATGGGAGAGATCGGGATCATCCCTAAAATCATCGTCATCCATTATACGGCGACGGAGGATTTGGAGGGAGCCTATCGCTGTTTCGTCGACGAAAGATTGTCCGGGGGCCGAGGCGACATCGCCGGAGCTTCGTCACTCAACGTTTCGGCCCATTTCCTTGTCGATCGCAACGGGGCCGTCTACAAGTTGATGGATGAGACGACGATGGCGCGCCATGTCATTGGTCTCAACCACTGCAGTATCGGCATCGAAAATGTCGGAGGCGTTCACGGTCCCGGCGATCTGACGCCGGCGCAGCTGAAGGCGAATATCGAGCTGGTGCGTTATCTGATGAAAAAATACCCGACCATCGAGTATCTGATCGGGCACCATGAGTATCGCCGTTTCGAAGGGCACCCGCTCTGGCGTGAGAAAGATGCGGGGTACCGTACACGCAAGAGCGATCCGGGAAACGATTTCATGCGAGCCCTTCGCCGCCATTTTCCATCACTCAAACCGGCCCCATGA
- the fliI gene encoding flagellar protein export ATPase FliI, with product MPLKSLRKRIKSTALSPAYGMIQSINANAIVATGLKVSIGQSVTILAGDERRLGMVTSLGAESFTITPFGFIEGMKVGDRVLLNRRSLDIPVGEKLLGRVVDPFMNPIDGKGAIHLDDYEPIMKSPMDAMKRGLIDEHFSVGIKSIDGLLTSGKGQKVGIFAGSGVGKSTLMGMIVKGSEATIKVVALIGERGREVPEFIAKNLGNDLTNTVIVVATSDDSALMRKYGAFSAMSVAEYFKRKGHDVLFMMDSVTRFAMAQREIGLALGEPPTSKGYPPSSLTLLPQLMERAGKEDGQGSITAFFTVLVEGDDLSDPIADQSRSILDGHIVLSRELTDRGIYPPVDILSSASRVIDDVTTPEHLAAARKFRHLLALLKENEMLVRIGAYQRGTDPQLDEALAKKERMEDFLRQSAQEVLPFDQTVEMLKEVVS from the coding sequence ATGCCACTCAAATCACTTCGAAAGCGCATCAAGAGCACGGCGCTCTCCCCTGCATACGGGATGATTCAGAGTATCAACGCCAATGCCATCGTCGCGACGGGACTGAAAGTGAGTATCGGGCAGAGCGTTACGATACTCGCCGGCGACGAACGGCGCCTTGGGATGGTGACCTCCCTGGGAGCAGAGAGTTTTACGATCACTCCGTTCGGTTTCATCGAGGGCATGAAAGTGGGCGATCGCGTCCTTTTGAACCGAAGAAGCCTCGATATCCCGGTCGGCGAGAAGCTTCTAGGCCGCGTCGTCGACCCGTTCATGAATCCGATCGACGGAAAAGGAGCGATCCATCTCGACGATTATGAGCCGATCATGAAGTCACCGATGGATGCGATGAAACGCGGACTCATCGACGAGCACTTCAGTGTCGGTATCAAAAGTATCGACGGGCTGCTAACCAGCGGGAAAGGACAGAAAGTCGGGATTTTCGCCGGCAGCGGGGTCGGAAAGTCGACGCTGATGGGAATGATCGTCAAAGGGAGTGAAGCGACAATCAAAGTGGTGGCGCTCATCGGGGAACGGGGAAGGGAAGTGCCCGAATTCATCGCCAAAAACTTGGGCAACGACCTGACCAACACCGTCATCGTCGTCGCGACGAGCGATGACAGCGCACTGATGCGCAAATATGGCGCCTTCAGCGCGATGAGTGTCGCGGAATACTTCAAGCGCAAAGGCCATGACGTTCTTTTCATGATGGACTCGGTTACCCGTTTCGCGATGGCGCAGCGTGAAATCGGTCTCGCGCTCGGCGAACCGCCTACCTCCAAAGGGTATCCGCCCTCATCTTTGACACTGCTGCCCCAGCTGATGGAGAGGGCTGGAAAAGAGGATGGCCAGGGTTCCATCACCGCCTTTTTTACAGTACTCGTCGAAGGAGACGACCTCAGCGATCCAATCGCCGATCAGAGCCGCAGTATTCTCGACGGCCATATTGTACTCAGCCGTGAACTGACCGACAGAGGTATCTATCCGCCGGTCGACATCCTCTCCTCAGCTTCACGGGTCATCGACGACGTCACGACGCCGGAGCACCTTGCAGCCGCCAGAAAATTTCGGCATCTACTGGCACTGCTCAAAGAAAACGAGATGCTTGTCCGCATCGGCGCCTATCAACGCGGCACCGATCCGCAGCTCGACGAAGCGCTGGCGAAAAAGGAACGGATGGAGGATTTTCTGCGTCAGAGTGCACAGGAGGTACTGCCTTTCGATCAAACCGTCGAAATGCTGAAAGAAGTCGTCAGCTGA